In Bacillus sp. NP247, one DNA window encodes the following:
- a CDS encoding aminopeptidase P family protein gives MKSTFFAQNRERLAKTLHDESITILFAGQAPHMSADAHYKFVPNRNFYYLTGIDEPNIIFVLKKFGNSVEETLFIEKSDPVLEKWVGKTVSKEEAEQISGIKKVVYIESFEKTMTNTLFAENVKHVYLDLERREWKGTETKPLAFAKHVREQYPHITIGNVYPDICELRVFKTEEEIEKIKEAIVVTQEGIYNVLKQAKAGIMEYELEAHFDFTLKSSGIKYHAFDTILASGKNATVLHYEDNDAKVEQGDLVLLDLGAQKDYYNADISYTFPASGTFSSRQKQIYNIVLKALKETTELIKPGLKFAALNEHTKKVLAEECKAIGLIQEDEELSKYYYHGVSHFLGLDTHDVGTYKDRVLEAGMVITIEPGLYIEEESIGIRIEDDILVTKDGYENLSKDIIRSVEEIEEFMSENNEHIKGKQAVVK, from the coding sequence ATGAAGTCAACATTTTTTGCTCAAAATAGAGAACGATTAGCGAAAACATTACATGATGAATCTATTACTATTTTATTTGCTGGACAGGCACCTCATATGTCAGCTGATGCACATTATAAATTTGTGCCGAATCGCAATTTTTACTATTTAACGGGAATCGATGAGCCGAATATTATTTTCGTGTTGAAGAAATTTGGGAATAGTGTGGAAGAAACTCTTTTCATTGAAAAATCAGATCCAGTACTTGAAAAGTGGGTTGGAAAAACAGTTTCTAAAGAAGAGGCAGAACAAATTTCAGGTATAAAAAAAGTTGTATATATAGAAAGCTTTGAAAAGACAATGACAAATACACTTTTCGCAGAAAATGTGAAACATGTGTATTTAGATTTAGAGCGTCGTGAGTGGAAGGGTACTGAGACGAAACCGTTAGCGTTTGCTAAACATGTAAGAGAACAATATCCACACATTACAATCGGTAATGTATACCCGGACATTTGTGAATTACGAGTGTTTAAAACAGAGGAAGAAATTGAAAAAATTAAAGAAGCAATAGTGGTTACTCAAGAGGGTATTTATAATGTGCTGAAACAAGCGAAAGCAGGCATAATGGAATATGAATTAGAAGCCCATTTTGACTTCACATTAAAATCATCAGGTATTAAATATCATGCATTCGATACAATTTTGGCGAGTGGTAAAAATGCGACTGTACTGCATTATGAAGACAATGATGCAAAAGTGGAGCAAGGTGATTTAGTATTGCTAGATTTAGGTGCTCAAAAAGACTATTACAATGCTGATATTAGTTACACATTCCCAGCTAGCGGAACGTTTTCGAGTCGCCAAAAACAAATATATAATATCGTGTTAAAAGCATTGAAAGAAACAACTGAACTTATTAAGCCAGGATTAAAGTTTGCTGCATTAAATGAGCATACAAAAAAAGTATTAGCAGAAGAGTGTAAAGCAATTGGTTTAATTCAAGAAGACGAGGAATTATCTAAATACTATTATCATGGAGTAAGTCACTTCCTAGGTTTAGATACGCATGATGTAGGAACGTATAAAGATAGAGTATTAGAAGCAGGTATGGTCATTACGATAGAGCCTGGCCTTTACATTGAGGAAGAATCAATCGGTATTCGTATTGAAGATGATATTCTTGTAACGAAAGACGGGTATGAAAACTTGTCAAAAGATATTATTAGATCAGTTGAAGAAATCGAAGAGTTTATGAGCGAAAATAATGAACATATAAAGGGAAAACAGGCCGTAGTTAAATAA
- a CDS encoding LysR family transcriptional regulator produces the protein MNVFDFKVFKNVARLNSISLAAKELHMTQPAITHIINKLEKRYALTLFDRSRKGTMLTENGKEFLVCVDRLLMEYENLEETALQLKNKSLYKIVLATYPSVTVYCLAECIQLGNINQSQYVLAVREGSYQEVLDWLSAGSADFSISIKENLIPGFHYEVIGEDPYVIVSSKTIPPNLTSKELKNYPFIMPLSGCKEVLEPYLIKNEITVNKVMESESISSALALTLQVNGITIVPLSGLHKQIIHDFIVQPIEIKISRQLIMQWSPKKENDPLFLAFVTNLLAQLQQKKNE, from the coding sequence ATGAACGTTTTTGATTTTAAAGTTTTTAAAAATGTGGCTCGGTTGAACAGCATTAGTTTAGCAGCTAAGGAATTACATATGACGCAACCAGCAATAACCCATATTATAAACAAACTAGAGAAACGATATGCTTTAACTTTATTTGATCGCTCTAGAAAAGGAACGATGTTAACTGAAAATGGAAAAGAATTTTTAGTTTGTGTAGATCGACTTCTAATGGAGTATGAAAATCTTGAAGAAACAGCTTTACAATTGAAAAATAAAAGTTTGTATAAGATTGTATTAGCTACGTATCCTTCCGTTACTGTGTATTGTTTGGCGGAGTGTATCCAATTAGGTAATATTAATCAAAGTCAGTACGTGCTTGCAGTTAGAGAGGGAAGCTATCAAGAAGTTTTAGATTGGCTGTCTGCTGGAAGTGCTGATTTTTCTATTTCTATAAAAGAAAATCTAATACCAGGATTTCACTATGAAGTTATTGGTGAAGATCCTTATGTTATAGTTTCTTCAAAGACTATTCCACCTAACCTTACTAGTAAAGAGTTGAAAAATTATCCTTTTATTATGCCACTTTCTGGTTGTAAAGAAGTACTCGAACCATATTTGATAAAAAATGAAATAACAGTTAATAAAGTGATGGAGTCAGAGTCAATTAGCTCGGCATTAGCACTTACTTTACAAGTTAACGGTATAACAATCGTTCCGTTATCAGGACTTCATAAACAAATCATTCATGACTTTATCGTGCAACCGATAGAAATTAAAATCTCGCGACAACTCATTATGCAGTGGTCGCCTAAAAAAGAGAATGATCCATTGTTTCTGGCGTTTGTTACGAATTTGTTAGCGCAATTACAACAAAAGAAAAATGAATAA
- a CDS encoding sugar-binding transcriptional regulator, translated as MDKDKQQLSVEVARLYYQSDYSQQEIANKLNISRPTISRLLKYAKEKGFVQISIADPFADLDNVGNLLKEKYNLLEAHVVFSPVPEYATITEYISKYAAEYMEKTVKNGDIVGVSWGMTMYEIARKIVPQHVKGVEVVQLKGGISHSSVNTYANETIALFAEAFQTTPRNLPLPVIFDNAVTKELVEQDRHIHHIIEMGKQANIAIFTVGTVRDEALLFRLGYLDKDETNILKKQAVGDICSRFFDGDGNISSEEINKRTIGIELEELKLKKRSILVAGGNRKIQAIDGALRGGYANVLIIDQHTAKELLHYQKG; from the coding sequence ATGGATAAGGATAAACAACAATTAAGCGTTGAAGTTGCAAGATTATATTATCAATCAGATTATAGTCAGCAAGAAATTGCTAACAAATTAAATATCTCAAGACCGACGATCTCTAGATTATTAAAGTACGCAAAAGAAAAAGGATTTGTTCAAATTAGTATAGCCGATCCATTTGCTGATTTAGATAACGTTGGGAATTTATTGAAAGAAAAATACAACTTATTAGAGGCACATGTTGTATTTTCTCCAGTACCAGAATATGCAACGATTACAGAGTATATTAGTAAATATGCAGCTGAGTACATGGAAAAGACGGTTAAAAACGGTGATATCGTTGGTGTAAGCTGGGGAATGACCATGTATGAAATCGCTAGAAAAATCGTACCGCAACATGTGAAAGGTGTAGAAGTTGTCCAGTTAAAAGGTGGTATTAGTCATTCGAGTGTAAATACATATGCGAATGAGACCATCGCTTTATTTGCAGAGGCTTTTCAAACGACACCAAGAAATCTACCACTTCCAGTTATATTTGATAATGCGGTGACAAAAGAATTAGTAGAGCAAGATAGACATATTCATCACATTATTGAAATGGGGAAACAAGCAAATATTGCAATTTTCACTGTTGGAACAGTGCGTGATGAAGCGTTATTATTCCGATTAGGATATTTAGATAAGGATGAAACGAACATTTTGAAAAAACAAGCTGTTGGTGACATTTGTTCACGTTTCTTTGATGGAGACGGAAATATTAGTAGCGAAGAAATTAATAAGCGTACAATTGGAATAGAGTTAGAGGAACTTAAATTAAAGAAACGTTCTATCTTAGTTGCAGGTGGTAATAGAAAAATACAAGCGATTGATGGTGCGTTACGTGGTGGGTATGCAAATGTATTAATTATAGATCAGCATACAGCAAAAGAATTGTTACATTATCAAAAAGGCTAG
- a CDS encoding alpha/beta fold hydrolase — protein sequence MSTYVLVHGAWQGEWAWELVKPQLEAFGHTVITLDLPGSGKDVTPSQNIMLDSYVDAVTATINQQTEKVILVGHSMGGIVITQTAEYIPNKIDKLVYLCAFLPQNGESLGSKLAGEAGPQFSVNENDMTAELIPNLIEQTFLNATENEDIKEASFKKMRPQPLGPFQQELKISEESFGTIDRIYIETTLDRAIPIDFQRRMNTETPCSKIITLEADHSPFFSKATELASCLNALS from the coding sequence ATGAGTACTTACGTTTTAGTGCATGGAGCATGGCAAGGTGAATGGGCATGGGAATTAGTGAAACCTCAGCTAGAGGCTTTCGGACATACAGTTATTACACTAGACTTACCTGGAAGCGGGAAAGATGTAACTCCTTCACAAAATATCATGTTAGATTCCTATGTTGATGCAGTAACAGCTACTATAAATCAACAAACTGAAAAAGTTATTCTTGTTGGACATAGTATGGGCGGAATCGTTATTACCCAAACCGCTGAATATATACCAAATAAAATCGATAAATTAGTATACCTTTGTGCATTCTTACCGCAAAATGGAGAAAGCCTTGGTAGTAAACTAGCCGGAGAGGCTGGTCCACAATTCTCTGTAAATGAGAATGACATGACTGCAGAACTTATACCTAATCTGATTGAACAAACATTTTTAAATGCTACCGAAAATGAAGATATTAAAGAAGCTTCTTTCAAAAAAATGCGCCCTCAGCCACTAGGACCATTCCAACAAGAGCTAAAAATTTCTGAAGAAAGCTTCGGGACTATAGACCGCATTTATATTGAAACAACTCTAGATAGAGCGATTCCGATTGATTTTCAGCGCCGAATGAATACAGAAACTCCTTGCTCGAAGATCATTACTTTAGAAGCTGATCATTCTCCCTTCTTCTCTAAAGCAACAGAACTAGCTAGTTGTTTAAATGCGTTAAGCTAA
- a CDS encoding DUF2871 domain-containing protein, which translates to MKKLYNAAFIYLIIGLLSGVFAREYTKAQGIKGSTMLQLVHTHVLVLGFIFFLVALALFKVFHVQETKSFHAWFIVYNAGLIFTITTMVFRGLLQVTGTDFNGLSHMAGLAHVIISIGLVWFMILLKKSFK; encoded by the coding sequence ATGAAGAAATTATATAATGCAGCATTCATTTACTTAATTATTGGTTTATTATCAGGTGTATTTGCAAGAGAATATACAAAAGCACAAGGAATTAAAGGATCTACTATGTTACAGCTAGTGCATACGCATGTATTAGTATTAGGATTCATATTCTTTTTGGTTGCATTAGCTTTATTTAAAGTGTTTCATGTACAAGAAACAAAAAGCTTTCACGCATGGTTTATTGTTTATAATGCAGGATTAATTTTTACTATCACTACAATGGTATTTAGAGGTCTTCTACAAGTAACCGGAACAGACTTTAACGGTTTAAGCCATATGGCTGGATTAGCTCATGTCATTATTAGTATCGGGCTTGTTTGGTTTATGATTTTGCTAAAAAAATCTTTTAAATAG
- a CDS encoding F510_1955 family glycosylhydrolase, producing the protein MKHYVGLAITSLFIITGCSNNIETQQVKKETVQSQPKNKETANTIPQNFYKEITSGKIAHIHGIGYAGNMPGISIATHSGIKVYQNGKWFETATQLHDYMGFQATKNGFFASGHPEPGANLKNPLGLMKSSDGGNTLEKLAFYGESDFHNLAVGYNAEAIYLYNERPNSKLQQGFYVSTNNGQEWKNSKLKGLSSTIHSFSAHPDQPSVVAVSAKDGVYLSTDYGNTFEQFSKPVESTAVTFSNEDVIYASINKQNEQIITKQSIATNEETNIQVPSLDPKDTIMYISQNPQNSSEMVFATMKADVFVSTDDSKTWKQITKNGTLQFN; encoded by the coding sequence GTGAAACATTACGTAGGACTAGCCATTACTTCGTTATTCATCATTACAGGATGCTCTAACAATATAGAAACACAACAAGTAAAAAAAGAAACGGTTCAGTCTCAGCCAAAAAATAAAGAAACAGCAAATACGATTCCGCAAAACTTCTATAAAGAAATTACATCCGGAAAAATCGCGCACATTCATGGAATTGGCTATGCAGGAAATATGCCAGGGATTTCTATCGCAACTCATAGTGGTATAAAAGTTTATCAAAATGGAAAATGGTTTGAAACCGCTACACAGCTACACGATTATATGGGCTTTCAAGCAACGAAAAATGGATTTTTTGCTAGTGGGCATCCGGAGCCAGGTGCAAATTTAAAAAACCCTTTAGGATTAATGAAAAGTTCTGATGGCGGCAATACCCTTGAAAAGCTAGCATTCTATGGAGAATCTGATTTTCATAACCTTGCTGTCGGATATAATGCGGAAGCGATTTATTTATACAACGAACGTCCTAATTCTAAATTACAACAAGGTTTTTATGTCAGCACAAACAATGGACAAGAATGGAAAAATAGTAAGTTAAAGGGCCTTTCGAGTACTATCCACTCCTTTTCAGCACATCCCGATCAACCTAGTGTAGTCGCAGTAAGCGCTAAAGACGGCGTTTATTTATCTACAGATTACGGGAATACATTTGAACAATTTTCTAAACCAGTTGAATCGACCGCAGTTACGTTTAGTAATGAAGATGTTATTTACGCCTCTATCAATAAGCAAAATGAGCAAATAATAACGAAGCAATCTATCGCTACAAATGAAGAGACAAACATACAAGTTCCATCTTTAGATCCAAAAGATACAATCATGTATATTTCACAAAACCCTCAAAATTCATCTGAAATGGTATTTGCTACAATGAAAGCAGATGTGTTCGTTTCTACAGATGACAGTAAAACGTGGAAACAGATTACTAAAAATGGCACATTACAATTTAATTAG
- a CDS encoding DUF896 domain-containing protein has translation MQNILFRINELSKKERTSGLTVDEKQEQQMLRQNYTKTFRGSLDSILLNTKIVDSNGFNVTPVALQDAQIRLKLSK, from the coding sequence ATGCAAAACATTTTATTCCGTATTAACGAATTATCAAAAAAAGAAAGAACATCTGGATTAACAGTTGATGAAAAACAAGAACAACAAATGTTACGTCAAAACTATACAAAAACATTTCGTGGAAGTTTAGATTCCATTTTATTAAACACAAAAATTGTCGATTCAAATGGTTTTAATGTTACACCAGTTGCATTACAAGATGCTCAAATACGTTTAAAATTAAGCAAATGA
- a CDS encoding cytidine deaminase, protein MDKKKYIEEANKMLSKAYIPYSKFPVGAALVTKEGKIYTGCNIENASYGLCNCAERTAIFKAVSEGERDFSYLVITGETDGPISPCGACRQVIAEFCDPKMPVLLTNVKGDEKEVTVEQLLPGAFSIEDLK, encoded by the coding sequence ATGGATAAGAAAAAATATATTGAAGAAGCAAATAAGATGTTATCGAAAGCGTATATTCCGTATTCTAAATTTCCTGTTGGTGCAGCATTAGTTACGAAAGAAGGTAAAATCTATACTGGTTGTAATATAGAAAACGCTTCTTACGGTTTATGTAACTGTGCAGAAAGAACAGCAATATTTAAAGCAGTATCAGAAGGTGAGCGCGACTTTAGTTACTTAGTCATTACAGGAGAGACTGACGGACCTATTTCACCATGTGGTGCTTGTAGACAAGTTATTGCTGAATTTTGTGATCCGAAAATGCCTGTATTACTAACGAATGTAAAAGGTGATGAAAAAGAAGTGACTGTGGAACAGTTACTGCCAGGTGCTTTCTCAATTGAAGATTTAAAATAA
- the deoC gene encoding deoxyribose-phosphate aldolase, whose protein sequence is MNIAKLIDHTILKPNSTKEDVMKVIEEAKEYKFASVCINPTWVKLAAEELAGHDVDVCTVIGFPLGASTTETKAFETKDAIAKGATEVDMVINVGALKDGDNEFVEKDIYEVVQAAKGKALVKVIIETCLLTDEEKVRACELSVKAGADFVKTSTGFSTGGATAEDIALMRKTVGPNVGVKASGGVRTREDADKMVEAGASRVGASASVAIVLNDAKGATDNY, encoded by the coding sequence ATGAATATTGCAAAGTTAATTGACCATACAATTTTAAAACCAAATTCTACAAAAGAAGATGTTATGAAAGTAATCGAAGAAGCAAAGGAATACAAATTTGCTTCAGTTTGTATTAATCCTACATGGGTAAAGCTAGCTGCTGAAGAATTAGCTGGACATGATGTAGACGTTTGTACTGTAATCGGTTTCCCATTAGGAGCAAGCACTACTGAAACAAAAGCATTCGAAACAAAAGATGCTATCGCAAAAGGTGCAACTGAAGTTGATATGGTAATCAACGTAGGTGCTTTAAAAGATGGCGACAATGAGTTCGTTGAAAAAGATATTTATGAAGTAGTACAAGCAGCAAAAGGAAAAGCTCTTGTAAAAGTAATCATTGAAACTTGCCTTCTAACAGACGAAGAAAAAGTTCGTGCTTGTGAATTATCAGTAAAAGCTGGCGCTGATTTCGTAAAAACTTCAACTGGATTCTCAACTGGCGGAGCAACTGCAGAAGATATCGCATTAATGCGTAAAACAGTTGGACCAAACGTTGGCGTGAAAGCATCTGGCGGTGTTCGTACACGTGAAGATGCAGACAAAATGGTAGAGGCTGGAGCTTCTCGCGTTGGAGCAAGTGCTAGTGTTGCAATCGTATTAAATGATGCAAAAGGTGCTACAGATAACTACTAA
- a CDS encoding CcdC family protein encodes MSLALLSSIVAVCMAVGVMFLRFKSAKKPVTKKKIILPPIFMSTGASMYFLPEFRLTSLEIVEAISVGLIFSIFLIKTTKFEIRGEHIYMKPSKAFIFILVGLLAVRVALKSYLSQSIDLTQLSGMFFLLAFAMIVSWRIAMYRSFTKLEKTIKRAGISI; translated from the coding sequence ATGAGTTTAGCACTTTTATCAAGTATTGTAGCAGTTTGTATGGCTGTTGGAGTAATGTTTCTTCGCTTTAAGTCAGCGAAAAAACCAGTAACGAAAAAGAAAATTATATTACCGCCAATCTTTATGAGTACTGGCGCATCGATGTACTTCTTACCAGAGTTTCGGTTAACATCGTTAGAAATAGTAGAGGCAATTAGCGTAGGACTTATTTTCTCTATATTTCTTATTAAAACAACTAAGTTCGAAATAAGAGGCGAACATATATATATGAAACCGTCAAAAGCGTTCATATTTATTTTAGTTGGTTTATTAGCAGTTCGGGTAGCATTGAAATCATATTTAAGTCAGTCGATTGATTTAACCCAATTAAGTGGAATGTTTTTCTTACTCGCTTTTGCGATGATTGTATCGTGGAGAATTGCGATGTATCGCTCGTTTACTAAATTAGAAAAGACAATAAAAAGAGCTGGAATTTCTATATAG
- a CDS encoding pyrimidine-nucleoside phosphorylase, with the protein MRMVDIIAKKRDGKELTTEEIKFFINGYTDGSIPDYQASALAMAIFFKDMTDRERADLTMAMVESGETIDLSAIEGIKVDKHSTGGVGDTTTLVLGPLVAALDVPVAKMSGRGLGHTGGTIDKLEAVEGFHVEITKEQFIDIVNRDKVAVIGQTGNLTPADKKIYALRDVTGTVNSIPLIASSIMSKKIAAGADAIVLDVKTGAGAFMKTEEDAKELAHAMVRIGNNVGRQTMAVISDMSQPLGFAIGNALEVKEAIDTLKGEGPEDLTELVLVLGSQMVVLAKKANTLEEAREMLIEVMKNGKATEKFKEFLSNQGGDSSIVDNPEKMPQAKYVIDVPAKTSGVISNIVADEIGIAAMLLGAGRATKEDEIDLAVGLMLRKKVGDAVKEGEPFVTIYANRENVEDVKAKIYENISIAETAVAPKLVHTVITD; encoded by the coding sequence ATGAGAATGGTAGATATTATTGCGAAAAAACGTGATGGAAAAGAATTAACGACTGAAGAAATCAAATTCTTTATTAATGGATATACAGATGGAAGTATTCCTGATTATCAAGCGAGTGCACTTGCAATGGCAATTTTCTTTAAAGATATGACAGATCGTGAACGTGCAGATTTAACAATGGCAATGGTTGAGTCTGGAGAAACAATCGACTTATCAGCAATTGAAGGCATTAAAGTAGATAAGCATTCAACTGGCGGTGTTGGTGATACAACAACATTAGTATTAGGACCATTAGTTGCTGCTTTAGATGTACCAGTAGCAAAAATGTCTGGTCGTGGTTTAGGACATACAGGCGGAACAATTGATAAATTAGAAGCGGTAGAGGGATTCCACGTTGAAATTACGAAAGAACAGTTCATTGATATTGTAAACCGTGATAAAGTGGCTGTTATCGGACAAACAGGAAACTTAACACCTGCAGATAAAAAGATTTATGCATTACGTGATGTAACAGGAACAGTAAACTCAATTCCTTTAATCGCAAGTTCAATTATGAGTAAAAAAATTGCAGCTGGTGCTGATGCAATCGTACTTGATGTAAAAACAGGTGCTGGAGCATTTATGAAAACAGAAGAAGATGCAAAAGAATTAGCACATGCAATGGTACGTATCGGAAATAATGTTGGACGTCAAACGATGGCTGTTATTTCAGATATGTCACAACCTCTTGGCTTTGCGATTGGTAACGCTCTAGAAGTGAAGGAAGCAATTGATACTTTAAAAGGCGAAGGTCCAGAAGATTTAACAGAATTAGTACTTGTATTAGGTAGCCAAATGGTTGTACTTGCGAAAAAAGCAAATACATTAGAAGAAGCTCGTGAAATGCTAATTGAAGTTATGAAAAACGGAAAAGCAACTGAGAAATTTAAAGAGTTCTTAAGCAATCAAGGCGGAGACAGCTCGATTGTAGACAATCCAGAAAAAATGCCACAAGCGAAGTATGTAATTGATGTACCAGCTAAAACTTCAGGTGTTATTTCTAACATTGTTGCGGATGAAATTGGTATCGCTGCCATGCTACTAGGTGCAGGCCGTGCTACGAAGGAAGATGAAATTGATTTAGCTGTAGGTTTAATGTTACGTAAAAAGGTTGGCGATGCAGTAAAAGAAGGCGAGCCGTTCGTAACGATTTATGCAAATCGTGAAAATGTAGAAGATGTAAAAGCAAAAATTTATGAAAACATTTCTATCGCTGAAACAGCAGTGGCTCCTAAATTAGTTCATACAGTTATTACTGACTAA
- a CDS encoding pentapeptide repeat-containing protein yields the protein MKIDRPKISPELSSRNFQDIFYEEDPTLEMCEIIDSTFENESVDKVRLYNAVIKNCKFTNTDFSNIDITDVCFENCDLSNVNLSNSSVHRVEFKNSKLIGVNFTESSLGNVKFENSILNLAAFGNSKLEKIIFNETSLNNADFFDCKLKKVEFQLCSLDEANFDQTSLKGIDISSSNFDTLTVSVNDLRGCKVSTYQAVQFATLLGLIIKD from the coding sequence ATGAAAATTGATAGACCAAAAATTTCACCAGAGTTATCTTCAAGGAATTTTCAAGATATTTTTTATGAAGAAGATCCAACATTGGAAATGTGTGAAATTATAGACTCTACTTTCGAAAATGAATCTGTAGATAAAGTGCGCTTATATAATGCAGTGATAAAGAATTGTAAGTTCACTAATACAGACTTTAGCAATATTGATATCACAGATGTTTGTTTTGAAAACTGCGATTTATCAAATGTTAATTTAAGCAATTCTTCTGTTCACAGAGTTGAATTTAAAAATAGTAAATTAATTGGAGTTAATTTTACAGAATCTAGCTTAGGAAATGTTAAATTTGAGAATTCAATTTTGAATTTAGCGGCATTTGGAAATTCTAAACTAGAAAAAATTATATTTAATGAAACTTCATTAAATAATGCAGATTTCTTTGACTGTAAACTAAAAAAAGTTGAATTCCAATTATGTAGCCTTGACGAAGCTAATTTTGATCAAACATCACTGAAGGGGATAGATATTAGTTCTTCTAATTTTGATACACTTACAGTTTCAGTGAACGATTTAAGAGGATGTAAAGTATCAACATATCAAGCTGTTCAGTTTGCAACTCTATTAGGATTAATAATTAAAGATTAG
- a CDS encoding NupC/NupG family nucleoside CNT transporter has protein sequence MKYLIGVLGLVLILGIAWLASNDRKKVKYRPIITMVILQFILGFLLLNTSVGNILISGIADGFGELLKYAADGVNFVFGGLVNQKEFSFFLSVLMPIVFISALIGILQHIKVLPIIVKSIGLVLSKVNGMGKLESYNAVASAILGQSEVFISVKKQLGLLPEKRMYTLCASAMSTVSMSIVGSYMVLLKPQYVVTALVLNLFGGFIIASIINPYEVTEEEDMLEVQEEEKKTFFEVLGEYIIDGFKVAITVAAMLIGFVALIAFINAVFKGVIGISFQEILGYVFAPFAFIMGVPWHEAVNAGNIMATKLVSNEFVAMTDLAQGNFNFSDRTTAIISVFLVSFANFSSIGIIAGAVKSLNEKQGNVVARFGLKLLFGATLVSFLSATIVGLLF, from the coding sequence ATGAAATACTTAATCGGTGTTTTAGGCCTCGTATTGATTTTAGGTATCGCTTGGCTTGCTAGTAATGATAGAAAGAAAGTCAAATATCGCCCAATCATAACGATGGTTATATTACAATTCATTTTGGGGTTTTTATTATTAAATACAAGCGTAGGGAATATATTAATTAGCGGAATAGCAGATGGTTTTGGAGAATTATTAAAATATGCCGCTGATGGTGTGAATTTCGTATTTGGTGGATTAGTAAATCAAAAAGAGTTTTCGTTCTTTTTAAGTGTATTAATGCCAATCGTATTTATATCAGCTTTAATAGGTATTTTGCAACATATTAAAGTATTGCCTATTATTGTGAAATCTATCGGTCTAGTATTAAGTAAAGTAAATGGAATGGGGAAATTAGAATCATATAACGCTGTTGCTTCTGCGATTTTAGGGCAATCTGAGGTGTTTATTTCAGTTAAGAAACAACTAGGATTATTGCCAGAAAAGAGAATGTATACATTATGTGCATCTGCAATGTCTACCGTTTCTATGTCTATCGTTGGATCGTACATGGTGTTATTAAAACCACAATATGTTGTAACCGCTTTAGTACTTAACTTATTTGGTGGTTTTATTATCGCTTCTATTATTAATCCGTATGAGGTTACTGAAGAAGAAGATATGTTAGAAGTACAAGAAGAAGAGAAAAAGACCTTTTTTGAAGTATTAGGGGAATATATTATAGATGGATTTAAAGTTGCAATTACAGTAGCAGCTATGTTAATCGGTTTCGTTGCCCTTATCGCTTTTATTAATGCAGTATTTAAAGGTGTAATTGGTATCTCATTCCAAGAAATTCTTGGCTATGTATTTGCACCATTTGCATTTATCATGGGTGTTCCTTGGCATGAAGCAGTTAATGCCGGTAATATTATGGCGACAAAACTTGTATCAAATGAATTTGTAGCGATGACAGATTTAGCGCAAGGAAACTTTAATTTCTCAGATAGAACGACAGCGATTATATCTGTATTCTTAGTATCATTTGCAAACTTCTCTTCAATTGGAATTATTGCAGGAGCGGTGAAAAGCTTAAATGAAAAACAAGGAAATGTAGTCGCAAGATTCGGCTTGAAATTACTTTTCGGTGCAACGTTAGTAAGTTTCTTATCAGCAACAATCGTTGGCTTATTATTTTAA